The Porites lutea chromosome 4, jaPorLute2.1, whole genome shotgun sequence genome contains a region encoding:
- the LOC140934612 gene encoding uncharacterized protein, whose translation MLEKCHKCDLHGGLECKDDYATLKPGYWWEWQSEIYKNRYRNFSHYLSSSLPASDTFSTRYPYPMPTPHKCPKQESCKGGLESPCEIGYEGPLCGVCTMGYYMELQTCERCSSKTWLLGQFLVIAVVLVAILIVSFWTSKSNRKKAKGLAVIDKLLSKLKIIIGFYQVTYGLLEAFSFIEWPDSLQAVAKYSEILQLNILQVAPIHCLFHGLQVDAFANLIAIMTINALVICFCGVGYGLRKAVIARKQILSEQEKADAISETKQFAYRNLFFFLYVTYLSTCVKTASVFPLACQKICLNEKEEQCSNYLKTDYSVKCHEPRYNHLVIVAYIATVYVLCLPTFSFIALWRLKTIIFATRDSKTTLDSRRPKNEIVTGLSFLFENYKPRNWYWEIVEMSRKVIITSVMIVVGKQTRSYIGLTWVVAGMYGVLFAWTSPIQDSTENILMVTSLAVTCLNLGIGAVSRIPAENISASVDSHMDTVLFKILVVGANTLVIGLVGVQYAVHVFQYLKTWIRDPRLSISCCLAMLLPLSDLGGEMHLDHLTETSVPCDELHDEDVDLQEVLSTAKTNGNAEVRFQGLENSVLIENCHCHEVDLKEPKCHQETQTEIFISFATKSLAQEATHK comes from the exons ATGTTAGAAAAGTGTCACAAGTGTGACTTGCACGGAGGACTCGAGTGCAAAGATGATTATGCCACTTTAAAACCTGGTTACTGGTGGGAATGGCAAAGTGAGATATATAAGAATCGGTACAGAAACTTTTCGCACTATCTATCTTCGTCTTTGCCAGCTTCAGATACTTTCTCCACTCGGTACCCCTATCCAATGCCCACACCACATAAATGCCCAAAGCAAGAATCTTGCAAAGGTGGTTTAGAATCTCCGTGTGAGATTGGATATGAAGGTCCATTATGTGGAGTATGCACTATGGGATACTACATGGAATTACAAACATGTGAAAGATGCTCATCAAAGACGTGGTTATTAGGACAGTTTTTAGTCATTGCAGTCGTTTTGGTAGCGATTTTAATTGTGTCGTTCTGGACGAGCAAATCGAACCGAAAGAAGGCCAAGGGGCTTGCTGTTATTGACAAACTTTTATCCAAACTCAAGATCATTATAGGCTTTTATCAAGTGACCTATGGTCTTTTGGAAGCGTTCTCCTTTATAGAATGGCCAGATTCCCTGCAAGCTGTTGCCAAATATTCTGAAATACTGCAGTTGAATATCCTTCAAGTTGCGCCTATACATTGTCTTTTTCATGGTCTACAAGTTGACGCATTTGCCAATTTAATTGCAATTATGACAATAAATGCCTTAGTTATCTGTTTCTGCGGTGTTGGCTACGGGCTGCGCAAGGCAGTCATCGCAAGAAAGCAAATCCTAAGCGAACAAGAGAAGGCCGACGCAATTTCCGAGACGAAGCAGTTCGCTTACAGgaatctatttttctttttgtacgtAACGTACCTAAGCACTTGTGTTAAGACAGCCAGCGTGTTTCCACTTGCCTGCCAGAAGATTTGCTTGAACGAAAAAGAAGAGCAATGTTCCAATTACTTAAAAACAGATTACAGCGTGAAATGCCATGAGCCGCGGTACAACCATTTGGTTATTGTAGCGTACATTGCTACTGTCTACGTGCTTTGTCTCCCTACCTTTTCATTCATCGCCCTTTGGAGACTGAAAACGATCATATTTGCCACCAGAGACAGTAAAACAACCCTGGATTCAAGAAGACCAAAGAACGAAATCGTAACAGGACTCAGTTTTCTGTTTGAAAACTACAAACCTCGAAATTGGTATTGGGAAATTGTTGAAATGTCTCGCAAAGTTATTATTACGTCGGTCATGATTGTCGTTGGAAAACAGACCAGATCCTACATCGGCTTAACATGGGTTGTCGCGGGCATGTATGGAGTACTATTTGCATGGACGAGTCCCATTCAAGACTCTACAGAAAACATACTGATGGTGACGTCCCTTGCTGTTACTTGTCTCAACCTGGGTATTGGAGCTGTGAGTAGAATACCAGCAGAGAACATTTCAGCCTCGGTAGATTCGCATATGGATACCGTTTTATTCAAGATCCTTGTAGTGGGAGCAAATACCTTGGTAATCGGCCTTGTTGGTG ttcaATATGCCGTACACGTGTTTCAGTACCTTAAAACGTGGATCAGAGATCCCCGTCTGTCCATTTCTTGTTGCCTGGCAATGCTTCTTCCTCTTTCTGATCTGGGTGGAGAAATGCACCTGGATCATTTGACTGAAACGAGCGTTCCATGTGATGAGCTGCATGACGAAGATGTAGATCTGCAGGAAGTTCTCAGCACAGCAAAAACTAATGGTAATGCTGAGGTGCGTTTTCAAGGACTGGAAAACAGTGTGTTGATTGAGAATTGCCATTGTCACGAGGTCGACCTCAAGGAACCTAAATGCCATCAAGAGACGCAAACAGAGATCTTCATATCTTTTGCCACTAAGAGTTTGGCGCAGGAAGCAACGCATAAATAA